One stretch of Natronobacterium gregoryi SP2 DNA includes these proteins:
- the mct gene encoding succinyl-CoA:mesaconate CoA-transferase: protein MINNKGSGSESRGALSNLCVLDLTQVLAGPYCTMLLADLGADVVKIERPGGDLIRSNPPFVDDPDEEAYGGYFQSVNRGKRSIELDFGDETDREDFLSLVEEADVVVENYQAGTMEKYDLGYERLQKYNSELIYSSIRGFGDPRTGETDRQGQPSFDLIAQALGGVMEITGQEDGPPTKTGPGVGDLFTATLNCIGILAAVNHREQTGDGQYVDTGMYDSMISFTERAIYQQSYTGEPPSRQGNSHPTLFPYDAFETADGYVVIAAFNDRHWTELCSAMGRDELADDHSTMADRLESRHLLREEIADWTLDRTNDEVVDTLERRVPAAPVQTTADIFDDDHVRARDMLVQVEQPGTDEHVEIAGSPIKMTETSPEPRGRAPLLDEHRDEILGEEAETTADD from the coding sequence ATGATAAATAACAAGGGTTCGGGTTCCGAGAGCAGAGGGGCGCTTTCGAATCTGTGCGTGCTGGACCTGACGCAGGTGCTGGCTGGCCCGTACTGTACGATGTTGCTCGCAGACCTCGGTGCCGATGTCGTCAAGATCGAACGGCCCGGCGGTGACCTCATCCGATCGAACCCACCGTTCGTCGACGACCCGGACGAGGAGGCCTACGGCGGCTACTTCCAGAGTGTCAACAGAGGAAAGCGGAGTATCGAACTCGACTTCGGCGACGAGACCGACCGCGAAGACTTCCTCTCACTCGTCGAAGAAGCCGACGTCGTCGTCGAGAACTACCAGGCGGGAACGATGGAGAAGTACGACCTCGGCTACGAACGGCTCCAGAAGTACAACTCCGAACTCATCTACTCCTCTATTCGTGGCTTCGGCGACCCGCGAACGGGCGAGACTGACCGCCAGGGCCAGCCGTCGTTCGACCTCATCGCACAGGCGCTCGGCGGAGTCATGGAGATCACCGGCCAGGAAGACGGACCGCCCACGAAGACCGGGCCTGGCGTCGGCGACCTCTTTACAGCGACGCTGAACTGCATCGGCATCCTCGCGGCCGTCAACCACCGCGAGCAGACCGGTGACGGCCAGTACGTCGACACCGGAATGTACGACTCGATGATCAGCTTCACCGAACGCGCCATCTACCAGCAGTCCTACACGGGCGAACCGCCATCACGGCAGGGTAACTCCCACCCGACGCTGTTTCCCTACGACGCGTTCGAGACGGCCGACGGCTACGTCGTCATCGCCGCGTTCAACGACAGACACTGGACGGAACTCTGCTCGGCGATGGGCCGCGACGAACTCGCCGACGATCACTCGACGATGGCAGACCGCCTCGAGAGTCGACACCTCCTCCGCGAAGAAATCGCTGACTGGACGCTCGACCGGACGAACGACGAAGTCGTCGACACACTCGAAAGGCGAGTCCCAGCGGCACCCGTCCAGACGACGGCAGACATCTTCGACGACGACCACGTTCGGGCACGCGACATGCTCGTCCAGGTCGAACAACCCGGCACGGACGAACACGTCGAGATTGCGGGCTCGCCGATCAAGATGACCGAGACCTCGCCGGAGCCTCGAGGACGTGCGCCGCTGCTGGACGAGCACCGCGACGAAATTCTGGGCGAGGAAGCCGAGACGACGGCCGACGATTAA
- the lysS gene encoding lysine--tRNA ligase yields the protein MTDEFDTDRHFETDRIEKTRRLREQGDSPYVTDVDRDATIESVLDAFAADEYEDPPSTTYQLAGRVLRVNDLGSVLFADLRDETGRIQLLFTEEQTEAFDDRQLVDIGDFLAVTGVPIRTDTGERSIHVADWQLATKALRSPPTRTGFNERNRVRDRVGAMVVDDDLRTGIETRFAVIATLRELLQERDFREVDTPILHHTAGGARATPFETYCEALEEEQALRIAPELYLKRLVMGGFERIFEIGSVFRNEDIDTTHNPEFTMLELYEAYADYEDVMELTESLVSQVVLEHTGSYDLEYGGATLDFEPPWDRLTLEQTLEEYGGIPVTDRSTDELRRLAEREYDVAFDGSVTRGRVYEELYEAAAEDEIEGPLFVTDPPRASTPLCAPHPDDDARAERFEAVVQGVELANAYSELSDPLEQARTFEAQVSRRERGDDEAHEMDTDYVRSLGYGLPPTGGLGIGVDRLAMLIAGTQSIKDVLPFPMVARQNEEFC from the coding sequence ATGACAGACGAATTCGACACTGACCGACACTTCGAGACGGACCGCATCGAAAAGACCCGACGCCTCCGCGAACAGGGCGACTCACCGTACGTGACCGACGTCGATCGGGACGCGACGATCGAGTCGGTTCTCGACGCCTTCGCTGCCGACGAGTACGAGGACCCGCCGTCCACGACGTACCAACTCGCAGGTCGCGTGCTGCGTGTAAACGACCTCGGCTCGGTGCTGTTTGCCGACCTGCGGGACGAAACCGGCCGCATCCAACTTCTGTTTACCGAAGAGCAGACGGAGGCGTTCGACGACCGACAACTCGTCGACATCGGCGATTTCCTCGCCGTCACCGGCGTCCCGATCCGGACGGACACGGGCGAGCGATCGATTCACGTCGCCGACTGGCAGCTCGCGACGAAGGCCCTCCGCAGTCCGCCGACGCGGACCGGGTTCAACGAACGAAACCGAGTCCGAGACCGCGTTGGCGCGATGGTCGTCGACGACGACCTCCGGACAGGTATCGAGACACGCTTTGCCGTGATCGCTACGCTTCGAGAGCTCCTGCAAGAGCGTGACTTCCGCGAAGTGGATACGCCAATCCTCCACCACACCGCCGGTGGCGCACGCGCAACCCCGTTCGAAACCTACTGTGAAGCCCTCGAGGAGGAGCAGGCCCTTCGCATCGCACCCGAACTGTATCTCAAGCGGCTCGTGATGGGAGGATTCGAACGCATCTTCGAGATCGGGAGCGTCTTCCGCAACGAAGACATCGACACGACGCACAACCCCGAATTCACGATGCTCGAGCTCTACGAGGCCTACGCCGACTACGAAGACGTGATGGAACTGACCGAATCGCTCGTCTCACAGGTCGTCCTCGAGCACACTGGATCGTACGACCTCGAGTACGGCGGGGCGACACTCGACTTCGAGCCACCGTGGGATCGGCTGACCCTCGAGCAGACGCTCGAAGAGTACGGCGGGATTCCAGTCACGGATCGCTCCACCGACGAGTTGCGCCGACTCGCCGAGCGCGAGTACGACGTCGCGTTCGACGGCTCGGTGACGCGCGGTCGGGTGTACGAGGAACTCTACGAGGCGGCCGCCGAAGACGAGATCGAGGGGCCGCTTTTCGTGACCGACCCGCCACGCGCGTCCACGCCGCTGTGTGCGCCCCACCCCGACGACGACGCTCGGGCCGAGCGGTTCGAAGCCGTCGTTCAGGGCGTCGAACTCGCGAACGCGTACTCGGAGCTGTCCGATCCGCTCGAGCAAGCACGAACGTTCGAAGCGCAAGTCAGCCGACGGGAACGTGGCGACGACGAAGCACACGAAATGGATACCGACTACGTCCGGTCGCTCGGGTACGGCCTGCCGCCGACCGGTGGTCTCGGCATCGGCGTCGATCGGCTCGCGATGTTGATCGCGGGGACACAGTCGATCAAGGACGTGTTGCCGTTCCCGATGGTCGCACGACAAAACGAGGAGTTCTGTTGA
- a CDS encoding methylaspartate mutase subunit E has translation MIRDERIPSDELRRIDDEIRSNWPTGADVDFENAIEYHESLPAHKRFADVLESADKPLLQPRAGVPRIDDQIELLEYLHREGQADLLPTTIDSYTRDNEYEKAQEGLEKARETGENTLNGFPAVNHGVDGCRELIESIEAPIEVRHGTPDARLLAAITFAGGFQSFEGGPISYNIPYTKRHGLEETIEKWQFVDRLAGAYTERGVRINREPFGPLTGTLVPPSIAIAIMIVEGQLAATQGVRSITLGYGQVGNVVQDVAALNALQKLGDEYLPDEVVVTTVFHEWMGGFPPDEARANGVISLGGMTAAIAQPDKVITKSPQEFQGVPTKEANASGLRTTRQVIDMAIEQNIDIDGIAEEQDLIERETRCLMDTIYDHGDGDVVRGTIEAFDSGVLDVPFAPSDSAKGAVLPARDDDGRVRIFEWADLEMDDDIKEIHRARLSRRADTEGRDQSFRMVADDVDAISDGKLIGRPQPPQGDA, from the coding sequence ATGATACGAGACGAGCGTATTCCATCCGACGAGCTACGGCGTATCGACGACGAGATCCGGTCCAACTGGCCAACGGGTGCCGACGTGGACTTCGAGAACGCGATCGAGTACCACGAGTCGCTGCCGGCCCACAAACGGTTCGCGGACGTCCTCGAGTCGGCTGACAAGCCCCTCTTACAGCCGCGAGCCGGAGTACCCCGGATCGACGACCAAATCGAGTTGCTGGAGTACCTTCACCGGGAGGGCCAGGCCGACCTCTTGCCGACCACGATCGACTCCTACACCCGTGACAACGAGTACGAGAAAGCCCAGGAAGGTCTCGAGAAAGCCCGTGAAACGGGCGAGAACACCCTCAACGGCTTTCCCGCGGTCAACCACGGAGTCGACGGCTGTCGCGAACTGATCGAGTCGATCGAGGCTCCGATCGAAGTTCGCCACGGCACACCCGACGCCCGCTTGCTCGCGGCGATCACCTTCGCCGGTGGCTTCCAGAGCTTCGAGGGCGGACCGATCTCGTACAACATTCCGTACACGAAACGACACGGCCTCGAGGAGACGATCGAGAAGTGGCAGTTCGTGGATCGCCTCGCGGGTGCCTACACCGAACGCGGTGTACGGATCAACCGCGAGCCGTTCGGCCCGCTGACGGGGACGCTCGTCCCGCCGTCGATCGCAATCGCGATCATGATCGTCGAGGGGCAACTCGCCGCCACGCAGGGCGTGCGCTCGATCACGCTCGGCTACGGACAGGTCGGCAACGTCGTCCAAGACGTCGCCGCCCTGAACGCCTTGCAGAAGCTTGGCGACGAGTACCTTCCCGACGAGGTCGTCGTCACCACCGTCTTCCACGAGTGGATGGGCGGCTTTCCGCCGGACGAGGCACGCGCCAACGGCGTCATCAGCCTCGGCGGGATGACCGCTGCGATCGCACAACCGGACAAGGTCATCACCAAATCCCCCCAGGAGTTCCAGGGGGTGCCGACCAAGGAGGCAAACGCCTCCGGCCTGCGAACGACCCGGCAGGTCATCGACATGGCGATCGAACAGAACATCGACATCGACGGTATCGCGGAGGAACAGGACCTCATCGAGCGCGAAACCCGGTGTCTGATGGATACGATCTACGATCACGGCGACGGCGACGTCGTCCGAGGGACGATCGAGGCGTTCGACTCCGGCGTACTCGACGTCCCATTTGCCCCGAGCGACAGCGCGAAGGGGGCCGTCCTTCCCGCCCGCGACGACGACGGTCGCGTCCGCATCTTCGAGTGGGCCGACCTCGAGATGGACGACGACATCAAGGAGATCCACAGGGCACGCCTCTCGCGACGCGCCGACACCGAGGGTCGCGACCAGTCGTTTCGGATGGTCGCGGACGATGTCGACGCGATCAGCGACGGCAAGCTCATTGGCCGACCACAGCCACCACAGGGGGACGCCTAA
- the glmS gene encoding methylaspartate mutase subunit S: MVLHTMSRTVVLGVIGSDAHVVGITILEQAFSAAGFDVVNLGVQTSQAEFAEAAVAHDAEAVLVSSLYGHAEQDCQGFHEVLDEADVDAVTYIGGNLDVGQSDFEQTRRTFQKLGFDRVFDSETDPEDAIAALRQDLEITPTESERATISS; the protein is encoded by the coding sequence ATGGTTCTGCACACGATGTCCCGAACGGTTGTCCTCGGCGTGATCGGGTCCGACGCTCACGTCGTTGGCATCACGATCCTAGAGCAGGCGTTCAGTGCAGCTGGTTTCGACGTCGTCAATCTCGGCGTCCAGACCTCACAAGCGGAGTTCGCCGAGGCCGCAGTAGCACACGATGCAGAGGCTGTGCTGGTCTCCTCGCTCTACGGTCACGCCGAACAGGACTGCCAGGGATTTCACGAGGTGCTGGACGAAGCCGACGTCGACGCAGTCACCTACATCGGCGGCAACCTCGACGTCGGACAGAGCGACTTCGAGCAGACCCGACGCACGTTCCAGAAACTCGGCTTCGATCGCGTCTTCGACTCCGAAACCGACCCGGAAGATGCGATCGCCGCCCTGCGACAGGACCTCGAGATCACACCAACCGAGTCGGAACGTGCTACTATCAGTTCCTAG
- a CDS encoding glycosyltransferase family protein produces the protein MIVVVPVDPPREGLVLTGLVESTPLSENEAIQLYEAAVTDVVRTAVDSGGDLLVNYRDEETLPDEVADGDSEEAVRALVTDALEETDTDSEAVRFERQVGSSKSARIGNTVTHLLEREGVDGVGVLEPTAPAVKRSDIDGAAMGLRRHDVVLGPSSDGRTYLAAFTDPIDFEDAYAPFEFATLANRVDEAGLDLGFAPMVPTLATPGGLRSTIATLEARAVASRLTATATAVVVDDLEISVGEDGDLERAETDNHF, from the coding sequence ATGATCGTCGTCGTTCCGGTCGATCCACCGCGAGAAGGACTCGTTCTGACGGGACTCGTCGAGTCGACGCCGCTGTCGGAAAACGAGGCAATCCAGTTGTACGAGGCTGCCGTCACCGACGTCGTCCGTACCGCAGTCGACAGCGGCGGCGACCTCCTCGTCAACTACAGGGACGAAGAGACGTTACCCGACGAGGTTGCGGACGGGGATTCGGAGGAGGCAGTTCGGGCGCTCGTCACCGATGCGCTCGAGGAGACCGACACAGATTCCGAAGCGGTCCGGTTCGAGCGCCAGGTCGGCTCGAGCAAGTCCGCACGAATCGGTAACACGGTGACCCACCTCCTCGAACGGGAGGGCGTCGACGGCGTGGGCGTCCTCGAGCCGACGGCACCGGCGGTCAAACGCTCGGACATCGACGGTGCGGCGATGGGGCTCCGTCGCCACGACGTCGTGCTCGGCCCGTCCTCCGACGGCCGGACGTACCTGGCCGCGTTCACCGACCCGATCGACTTCGAAGACGCGTACGCGCCGTTCGAGTTCGCCACGCTCGCGAACCGCGTCGACGAGGCAGGACTCGACCTCGGGTTCGCACCGATGGTGCCGACGCTCGCAACTCCTGGCGGCCTCCGGTCGACGATCGCGACGCTCGAAGCCCGCGCAGTGGCGAGTCGACTGACCGCGACTGCGACCGCGGTAGTCGTCGACGACCTCGAGATTTCGGTTGGAGAGGACGGCGACCTCGAGCGAGCGGAGACCGATAACCATTTTTGA
- the mch gene encoding 2-methylfumaryl-CoA hydratase, protein MTDWTDPETFVQALERAETKEKGNCFEDFEEGDVIEHDPGLTLTQFGNEGWMSQTLNHDPAYWRSDAAESRGFDEPPIHPDYLTAATLGITVEDLSEKGGYFLGRTDVRFPGTPVYDGTELHVESEVVSTATSSSRPEYGIVSWRTRGTDAETGEILCSYERTNMIPRRESVATDGGEGSDGSRSSSEGSSDGGGETATIEDDGPSLPETFVTPEGGYFEDFVAALEESEDRDAAVAYQHERGRTQDDVTVASLPLATLNTAKQHHNVDVMADSPSGDIVTYGDVTRSTALGHARSDEQTWREVGFDDEKFHTFVAAGDTVYAFTRVLEAENDASSDEAGTVRFEHVAFNQDDEPVYSGTRTAEIQKRTH, encoded by the coding sequence ATGACTGACTGGACCGATCCCGAGACGTTCGTCCAGGCACTCGAGCGAGCCGAGACGAAAGAGAAGGGAAACTGCTTCGAGGACTTCGAGGAAGGGGACGTCATCGAACACGACCCCGGCCTCACGCTCACGCAGTTCGGCAACGAAGGGTGGATGAGCCAGACGCTGAACCACGATCCAGCCTACTGGCGATCCGACGCGGCCGAGTCACGCGGATTCGACGAACCCCCGATCCACCCGGACTACCTCACCGCGGCCACCCTCGGCATTACCGTCGAGGACCTGAGCGAAAAGGGCGGCTACTTCCTCGGGCGCACCGACGTCCGGTTCCCCGGAACACCGGTCTACGACGGGACCGAACTCCACGTCGAGAGCGAAGTGGTCAGTACTGCCACCTCGAGTTCTCGGCCCGAGTACGGCATCGTCTCCTGGCGAACCCGAGGCACGGACGCCGAAACTGGCGAGATCCTGTGCTCCTACGAGCGCACGAACATGATCCCGCGTCGCGAATCGGTCGCGACCGACGGCGGGGAGGGAAGTGACGGTTCGCGATCCTCGTCGGAGGGCAGCTCCGACGGCGGTGGAGAGACGGCGACTATCGAAGACGACGGCCCCAGCCTCCCCGAAACGTTCGTCACGCCCGAAGGCGGCTACTTCGAAGACTTCGTGGCCGCACTCGAGGAATCCGAGGACCGCGACGCCGCCGTCGCCTACCAGCACGAACGCGGCCGCACCCAGGACGACGTCACCGTCGCTTCCCTGCCGTTGGCGACGCTGAACACGGCCAAACAGCACCACAACGTCGACGTGATGGCCGACTCGCCGTCCGGAGACATCGTCACTTACGGCGACGTCACCCGATCGACTGCGCTGGGTCACGCCCGGTCGGACGAACAGACCTGGCGCGAGGTCGGCTTCGACGACGAGAAGTTCCACACGTTCGTCGCCGCCGGCGACACCGTCTACGCCTTTACCCGCGTACTCGAGGCCGAGAACGACGCCTCGAGCGACGAAGCGGGCACCGTCCGGTTCGAACACGTCGCGTTCAACCAGGACGACGAACCCGTCTACTCGGGAACGCGAACTGCAGAGATCCAGAAACGAACGCATTGA
- a CDS encoding uracil-DNA glycosylase, with translation MDEECRNCPALCETRTQVVHGYGDVGADFLFVGEHPTARADDVGVPFLVTDEETDGSGTSLRRVLERLALCDATSPDDRPALENAYLTNLTRCRDPDRRPTDEEIGNCEPYLDAEIRSINPEVLIPVGERALAELGTEYTTTPAEELALPEAHATTIRGRGFALVAMLEPRDQTDEQTQEWLEHFASLMASDYRQTKGRRER, from the coding sequence TCTGTGAGACGCGAACCCAGGTCGTCCACGGCTACGGCGACGTCGGTGCCGACTTCCTGTTCGTCGGCGAACACCCGACCGCACGGGCCGACGACGTCGGCGTCCCCTTCCTCGTCACCGACGAGGAGACCGACGGCTCGGGAACCTCACTCCGGCGGGTTCTCGAGCGACTCGCACTCTGTGACGCTACTTCCCCAGACGATCGCCCTGCCCTCGAGAACGCCTACCTCACGAACCTCACCCGGTGTCGCGATCCCGACCGTCGACCGACCGACGAGGAGATCGGTAACTGCGAACCCTATCTCGACGCCGAGATCAGGTCGATAAACCCCGAGGTGCTGATTCCCGTCGGCGAGCGGGCGCTCGCGGAACTCGGCACCGAGTACACGACGACGCCAGCCGAGGAACTCGCTCTCCCGGAGGCCCACGCGACGACCATCCGGGGCCGCGGGTTCGCGCTCGTTGCAATGCTCGAGCCTCGAGACCAGACCGACGAGCAGACCCAGGAGTGGCTCGAACACTTCGCGTCGCTGATGGCGTCGGACTATCGCCAGACGAAAGGACGGCGAGAACGGTAG
- a CDS encoding methylaspartate ammonia-lyase yields MKLTGIHATPGYAGFFFDDQRAIKQGAKQDGFTYEGEPVTDGFEEIRQAGETLIVDISLEDGSTIRGDCAAVQYSGAGGRDPLFQPEEYAPVVEGPVADELVGRDATDFLANAELLEELAVEGKRLHTAIRYGVSQALLGAAAKADGTTKTDVLADALGTDPATEPVPVFGQSGDDRYTNTEKMFVKGVPVLPHALINSVEKIGEDGETLVEYVEWLTQRSQELGPDDYEPRFHIDVYGMIGEIFGPPYDRDEVVDYFVTLEEAAAPYPIQIEGPMDAGNRKAQIEEMVELREGLEAADVAVDVVADEWCNTFEDVQAFVDAGAADLVQIKTPDLGGIHRSGQAVRYCEGTNTRAYLGGTCNETATSSRACAHVALATDAAQVLAKPGMGFDEGYMIVENEMRRTIARRKRDQQLTASDEVTADD; encoded by the coding sequence ATGAAGCTCACAGGAATTCACGCGACGCCCGGCTACGCCGGGTTCTTCTTCGACGACCAGCGCGCGATCAAACAGGGTGCAAAGCAAGACGGCTTCACCTACGAAGGTGAGCCCGTCACCGACGGCTTCGAGGAGATTCGCCAGGCCGGCGAAACGCTCATCGTCGACATCTCCCTCGAGGACGGCTCCACGATTCGCGGCGACTGCGCTGCGGTCCAGTACTCCGGGGCCGGCGGGCGCGACCCGCTCTTCCAGCCCGAGGAGTACGCGCCCGTCGTCGAAGGCCCGGTCGCCGACGAGCTCGTCGGCCGCGACGCCACCGACTTTCTCGCGAACGCGGAACTGCTCGAGGAACTCGCGGTCGAAGGGAAGCGACTCCACACGGCGATCCGGTACGGCGTCTCGCAGGCGCTGCTCGGTGCGGCGGCCAAGGCCGACGGCACGACGAAGACCGACGTACTGGCCGACGCACTGGGAACCGACCCTGCGACGGAGCCGGTGCCGGTCTTCGGCCAGTCCGGCGACGACCGCTATACCAACACCGAGAAGATGTTCGTCAAGGGCGTCCCCGTGCTTCCCCACGCCCTGATCAACAGCGTCGAGAAGATCGGCGAAGACGGGGAGACGCTCGTCGAGTACGTCGAGTGGCTCACCCAGCGGTCCCAGGAACTCGGCCCCGACGACTACGAGCCGCGGTTCCACATCGACGTCTACGGGATGATCGGCGAGATATTCGGCCCGCCCTACGACCGCGACGAGGTCGTCGACTACTTCGTCACCCTCGAGGAGGCAGCCGCGCCGTACCCGATTCAGATCGAGGGACCGATGGACGCGGGCAACCGCAAAGCACAGATCGAGGAGATGGTCGAACTCCGCGAGGGACTCGAGGCCGCGGACGTCGCCGTCGACGTCGTCGCCGACGAGTGGTGCAACACCTTCGAGGACGTGCAGGCGTTCGTCGACGCTGGCGCGGCCGATCTCGTCCAGATCAAGACGCCCGACCTCGGCGGCATCCACCGTAGCGGACAGGCGGTCCGTTACTGCGAGGGAACGAACACCCGCGCGTATCTCGGCGGGACCTGCAACGAGACCGCAACCTCTTCGCGGGCCTGCGCCCACGTCGCGCTCGCGACCGACGCCGCCCAGGTACTCGCAAAGCCCGGGATGGGTTTCGACGAAGGGTACATGATCGTCGAGAACGAGATGCGACGGACGATCGCACGACGCAAGCGTGACCAGCAACTGACCGCGAGTGACGAGGTGACTGCAGATGACTGA
- the citE gene encoding L-malyl-CoA/beta-methylmalyl-CoA lyase: MTDDIRLCRTFQTAPAAVPKDDSAKYLTSGLEAEGFQAPDWLVPDLEDGTAPDMKEQGLENTIENVPEYEFPGEIWPRVEWSYEDETYREKGRAQIDRLVSEVGDEIDGVVVPKVGRLEDVQNAAKAVAEAESEHGYADGSIGLSIIIETGRARSDLREIAQFGEDSRLTALVFGPVDYAAELGGRDLGDGMPRWDGLLEALSNEASAGGLLSIGGPFDDLFKERAGLTYYNADEYADQVEHEARLGLDGSWSLYPKQTIQANTVHMPTPEELERDVNKIERFNEAKREGTGAVTLDGQMVDEATFKNFRNTVQQVRAIYDTRPEQAEEYYDEGLLERALELELSYQ; the protein is encoded by the coding sequence ATGACCGACGACATCCGACTCTGTCGAACCTTCCAGACTGCACCGGCCGCCGTTCCGAAAGACGACTCGGCGAAGTACCTCACCTCCGGCCTCGAGGCCGAGGGATTCCAGGCACCCGACTGGCTCGTGCCCGACTTAGAGGACGGCACAGCGCCCGACATGAAAGAGCAGGGCCTCGAGAACACCATCGAGAACGTGCCCGAGTACGAGTTCCCCGGCGAGATCTGGCCTCGCGTCGAGTGGAGCTACGAGGACGAAACCTACCGCGAGAAAGGTCGTGCCCAAATCGATCGGCTCGTCTCCGAGGTCGGCGACGAAATCGACGGCGTCGTCGTCCCGAAAGTGGGACGACTCGAGGACGTCCAGAACGCCGCAAAAGCCGTGGCTGAAGCCGAATCCGAACACGGCTACGCCGACGGGTCGATCGGACTATCGATCATCATCGAGACTGGCCGTGCTCGCTCGGATCTGCGAGAAATCGCCCAGTTCGGCGAGGACTCTCGGCTGACCGCGCTCGTCTTTGGCCCCGTCGACTACGCCGCCGAACTCGGGGGCCGAGATTTGGGCGACGGAATGCCACGCTGGGATGGCCTGCTCGAGGCGCTCTCGAACGAGGCAAGCGCCGGCGGCCTGCTGTCGATCGGTGGTCCCTTCGACGACCTGTTCAAGGAACGTGCCGGGTTGACCTACTACAATGCCGACGAGTACGCCGATCAGGTCGAACACGAGGCGCGTCTCGGGCTGGACGGCTCCTGGTCGTTGTACCCCAAACAGACGATCCAGGCCAACACCGTTCACATGCCGACGCCCGAGGAACTCGAACGCGACGTGAACAAGATCGAACGGTTCAACGAAGCCAAACGCGAAGGTACCGGGGCCGTCACGCTGGACGGCCAGATGGTCGACGAGGCGACGTTCAAGAACTTCCGGAACACCGTCCAGCAGGTTCGTGCAATCTACGACACCCGTCCCGAGCAGGCCGAAGAGTACTACGACGAGGGGCTACTCGAGCGCGCGCTCGAACTCGAGTTGTCCTACCAGTAA